A single region of the Anaerostipes rhamnosivorans genome encodes:
- a CDS encoding YxeA family protein, which yields MRTISTVILSVIFIFIVILAGAGAVRRYLQQRNHTGKEYYTRITSISESREDSNYLYRLNGFDQNGKSIKLEFYGTDEEPIKKGAYLRVIYGIVSNRDKDVKSWEEVEKKEVPEKALMKIDTEDS from the coding sequence ATGAGAACTATATCAACTGTAATCTTATCCGTAATTTTTATATTTATTGTTATATTGGCAGGGGCTGGCGCTGTAAGACGATATCTGCAACAGAGAAATCATACGGGCAAGGAATATTACACAAGGATCACTTCAATTTCAGAGAGCAGAGAAGACTCAAATTACCTGTACCGCCTGAATGGATTTGATCAAAATGGCAAATCGATAAAGTTAGAATTCTATGGGACCGACGAAGAACCTATCAAAAAAGGGGCTTACCTAAGGGTAATTTATGGGATAGTATCCAATAGAGATAAAGATGTGAAAAGCTGGGAGGAAGTAGAAAAGAAAGAAGTACCCGAAAAAGCTTTGATGAAGATCGACACAGAAGATAGCTGA
- a CDS encoding HD domain-containing phosphohydrolase yields the protein MHKLLIIDDSKTVLNQAMMLLKDFYHVFPAISGSTALKILEHHIPDLILLDLLMPEMDGREFFILLKSRPELSDIPVIFLISDTNDQTEAECISLGACDFIRKPIIKEVLLSRVEKTLELFDYRRDLQQTLDEKTRQIETAYIQTMAALANTIDAKDPDTNGHSIRVAYYSGQIAHQLGYSKEDCENIYFIALLHDVGKIGVPDSVLKKRDRLTEEEYELMKQHTTIGAHILKDIKMLPGLCDGTLYHHERYDGTGYPNGLSGEAIPRIARIISVADTFDAMTATRCYRKGMDPKIALEELKRNRGTQFDPEITDTFLEIADGLEVSNHEADLM from the coding sequence ATGCACAAACTATTAATCATTGATGACAGTAAAACCGTCCTGAATCAGGCCATGATGCTTCTCAAGGATTTTTATCATGTCTTCCCTGCCATCTCAGGCTCAACGGCACTAAAGATATTAGAGCATCATATACCGGACCTGATTCTTCTGGACCTGTTGATGCCGGAAATGGATGGACGGGAGTTTTTCATCCTCTTAAAAAGCCGTCCGGAACTTTCTGATATTCCGGTCATTTTTCTAATCTCAGATACGAATGACCAGACCGAGGCAGAATGTATTTCTCTTGGGGCCTGCGATTTCATCAGAAAACCAATCATAAAAGAAGTTCTTCTGAGCAGAGTGGAAAAGACACTGGAGCTTTTTGATTACCGGCGTGACTTGCAGCAAACGCTGGATGAGAAAACCCGACAGATTGAGACAGCCTATATTCAGACCATGGCAGCTCTTGCCAACACCATTGACGCCAAAGACCCGGATACTAATGGACATTCCATAAGAGTTGCCTACTACTCCGGCCAGATCGCCCATCAACTGGGATATTCAAAAGAGGATTGTGAAAATATTTATTTTATTGCATTGCTCCATGATGTGGGAAAAATCGGTGTTCCGGATTCGGTGCTCAAAAAAAGAGACCGGCTGACAGAGGAAGAATACGAACTGATGAAACAACATACGACCATAGGTGCTCACATCTTAAAGGATATCAAAATGCTGCCGGGGCTTTGTGACGGAACACTTTACCACCATGAACGCTATGACGGAACTGGTTATCCAAACGGCCTGTCAGGAGAAGCAATACCCAGAATCGCACGTATCATCAGTGTAGCTGACACATTCGATGCTATGACTGCCACCCGCTGCTACCGAAAGGGTATGGATCCTAAGATCGCACTTGAGGAATTAAAACGCAACCGCGGCACACAGTTTGATCCGGAGATCACCGATACCTTTTTAGAGATTGCAGATGGATTGGAGGTATCAAATCATGAGGCTGATCTTATGTGA
- a CDS encoding sugar-binding transcriptional regulator: protein MSKNDERFLMKVVDFYYKEEMSQEQIAKRLNVSRTTISRALTKAKNEGYVKIIIDFPAENTMELEKELEKKYPLKEAVIAASADQANSGYLVARAAGLYLSRVMKNNISLGVTWGYTMKQIIDTFDSEKMGRNIKANGIRVVPLLGTAMPETADPGSLALSYSNLLCSKLAEMVHGIGHNLPAPMYVKSLEMKKLLMEEPQIKRALERARSCQAGVFGIGTMTSASSIAALDSQNSELILSLARQGGIGEIAGRVYTKEGKALESGFDRRMIGLTLEELKDIPIRIGAAYGTEKTEAIKAAAKTGLINVLVTDSLTAEQLL from the coding sequence ATGAGCAAAAATGATGAACGATTTTTAATGAAAGTTGTGGACTTTTATTATAAAGAGGAGATGTCTCAGGAACAGATTGCTAAGAGGCTGAATGTTTCAAGAACCACAATATCAAGAGCTTTAACAAAAGCAAAAAACGAAGGTTATGTAAAGATCATCATTGACTTCCCGGCAGAGAACACTATGGAGCTGGAAAAAGAACTGGAGAAAAAATATCCGCTGAAGGAAGCGGTCATCGCAGCTTCAGCGGATCAGGCCAATTCAGGATATCTGGTCGCGAGAGCGGCTGGGCTTTATCTGTCGAGGGTCATGAAAAATAATATATCGCTGGGTGTTACCTGGGGATATACGATGAAACAGATTATAGACACGTTTGATTCCGAGAAAATGGGTAGAAACATAAAGGCAAATGGGATCCGGGTTGTTCCGCTGCTTGGAACGGCCATGCCGGAAACAGCTGACCCAGGAAGTCTTGCACTGAGTTATTCTAATCTGCTCTGTTCAAAATTGGCGGAGATGGTGCATGGAATTGGCCATAACCTTCCTGCGCCCATGTATGTCAAAAGTCTGGAGATGAAAAAGCTCCTGATGGAAGAGCCTCAAATCAAAAGGGCACTGGAAAGGGCAAGGAGCTGTCAGGCAGGAGTTTTTGGAATAGGAACAATGACCAGCGCTTCCTCCATTGCGGCTCTGGATTCACAAAATTCAGAGTTGATCTTAAGTTTAGCACGGCAGGGAGGGATTGGGGAGATCGCAGGACGTGTCTATACAAAAGAGGGTAAGGCATTAGAAAGCGGATTTGATCGTCGGATGATCGGGCTGACCTTAGAAGAACTGAAGGATATACCCATAAGAATCGGGGCAGCCTATGGAACAGAAAAAACCGAAGCCATAAAAGCTGCTGCAAAGACAGGATTGATCAATGTGCTGGTCACTGACAGTCTTACCGCAGAACAGCTTTTATAA
- a CDS encoding transaldolase family protein encodes MEFYLDSADYEKIENYVEAYNVKGVTSNPTIIVKDGAEIKKLAASVPEGKVLFLQVISDETDKIIEETKKLMSLREKVVVKIPATPNGLRAIKLLKDEGIDTLATAIYSVQQALMAANCGAAYVAPYVNRICDLEMDGVKVALEIQKVFKEQKIDCKVIAASFKNLSQVKELLVGGIDAVTVGPDLFEKIVNNKNAVSASEDFISAWEKYTGKDHLDLD; translated from the coding sequence ATGGAATTTTATTTAGACAGTGCAGATTATGAAAAAATTGAAAACTATGTAGAAGCATACAATGTAAAAGGGGTTACCAGCAATCCTACGATCATTGTCAAAGACGGCGCTGAGATCAAAAAACTTGCGGCATCCGTCCCGGAAGGAAAGGTACTTTTCCTACAGGTTATTTCAGATGAAACAGATAAGATCATTGAGGAAACCAAAAAGCTCATGTCATTGAGAGAAAAAGTTGTGGTAAAAATACCGGCGACTCCTAATGGCCTGCGTGCCATCAAGCTGTTAAAAGATGAAGGGATCGATACGCTTGCCACAGCTATTTATTCCGTGCAGCAGGCGTTGATGGCAGCAAACTGCGGAGCAGCCTATGTAGCTCCTTATGTAAACAGGATTTGTGATCTGGAGATGGACGGAGTTAAGGTAGCTCTTGAGATCCAGAAAGTATTTAAAGAACAAAAAATTGATTGTAAAGTAATCGCTGCAAGCTTTAAAAACTTATCCCAGGTCAAGGAACTGCTTGTGGGAGGAATTGACGCAGTCACCGTCGGGCCAGACTTATTTGAAAAGATCGTGAACAATAAAAATGCAGTCAGTGCGTCAGAAGATTTTATTAGTGCATGGGAAAAATATACGGGGAAAGATCATCTGGATTTAGACTGA
- a CDS encoding ATP-binding protein — protein sequence MYKNVSKLLIYGDMEPDSILMQLSDIFRCMDEESQSKEVLTTRVFRQIKRILQVATDYGFDENLWHNYLTFLLITNENPFSITCEKVGARDGSVNYFAENDFRAFKELFDYDFSRIESYLGVDCFSRLSDYKAIGKPELMYNKNVSEKVQALSRKLEGTKDEHEFFQVVTGFYKAYGVGMFGLNKAFRIEENHSGEIAFRAINNMDKVTLDDLVGYEIQKKKLIDNTEAFVQGRKANNVLLFGDSGTGKSTSIKAIVNQYYDQGLRMIEIYKHQFKDLSNVIAHIKNRNYRFIIYMDDLSFEEFEVEYKFLKAVIEGGVETKPENILIYATSNRRHLIKETWSDRDDVKNLNGIHKSDTMEEKLSLVNRFGVTISYAKPTQKEYFHIVIELARKEGITMSDEELCKEANKWELSHGGISGRTAQQFVNYLMGAEGLR from the coding sequence ATGTATAAAAATGTTTCAAAGTTACTCATATACGGCGACATGGAGCCGGATTCTATTTTGATGCAGTTAAGTGATATTTTCCGCTGCATGGATGAAGAAAGCCAATCCAAAGAGGTCCTGACCACAAGGGTGTTCAGGCAGATCAAAAGGATCCTTCAGGTGGCCACAGATTATGGGTTTGACGAGAATCTCTGGCATAACTACCTGACGTTTTTGCTGATCACCAACGAAAACCCATTTAGTATCACCTGTGAAAAGGTGGGAGCCAGGGACGGAAGCGTAAATTATTTTGCAGAAAATGATTTCCGCGCTTTTAAAGAGCTGTTTGATTATGACTTTTCAAGGATCGAGTCATATCTTGGGGTAGACTGCTTCAGCCGGCTCTCAGACTACAAAGCGATCGGAAAACCGGAGCTTATGTACAATAAAAATGTCAGCGAGAAGGTCCAGGCACTGAGCAGAAAACTGGAAGGGACTAAGGATGAACACGAGTTTTTCCAGGTGGTGACAGGCTTTTATAAGGCCTATGGCGTGGGAATGTTCGGACTCAATAAAGCGTTCAGGATTGAAGAAAATCATAGCGGTGAGATCGCATTCCGGGCCATTAACAACATGGATAAGGTGACGCTTGATGACTTGGTAGGCTATGAGATTCAGAAGAAGAAGCTCATAGACAATACAGAGGCCTTTGTGCAGGGAAGGAAAGCCAACAACGTCCTGCTGTTCGGAGACAGTGGTACTGGAAAGTCTACCAGTATCAAGGCTATCGTCAACCAGTATTATGACCAGGGACTCCGGATGATCGAGATCTACAAGCATCAGTTCAAGGATCTGTCCAATGTGATTGCACATATTAAAAACCGGAATTACCGGTTTATCATTTATATGGATGACCTGTCCTTTGAAGAGTTTGAGGTGGAATACAAATTCCTGAAAGCGGTGATCGAAGGCGGAGTGGAGACAAAACCTGAGAATATCCTGATCTATGCCACATCCAACAGAAGGCATTTGATCAAGGAGACATGGAGCGACCGAGATGATGTAAAGAATCTGAACGGAATCCATAAATCCGATACGATGGAAGAAAAGCTTTCTCTGGTCAACCGGTTTGGAGTCACCATCAGCTATGCCAAGCCTACCCAGAAGGAGTATTTCCATATTGTCATCGAGCTGGCCAGAAAAGAGGGTATTACCATGTCTGACGAGGAGCTCTGCAAAGAGGCAAATAAATGGGAACTATCCCATGGAGGAATCTCCGGAAGGACCGCACAGCAGTTTGTCAATTATTTGATGGGAGCGGAAGGTCTTAGATAA